From a single Kitasatospora sp. NBC_00458 genomic region:
- a CDS encoding DUF3618 domain-containing protein — translation MGEASTTDKAARTTAQIEADISRTRTQLAETLDELAMRVHPTTISAQVKAKAVATVEEKAGRAYVAASGLVEQARAQFVDEKGQPRKERIVPAALVGVGLVLLVASVRKRRKG, via the coding sequence GTGGGCGAGGCGAGCACGACGGACAAGGCGGCGCGGACGACCGCCCAGATCGAGGCGGACATCTCCCGGACCCGCACCCAGCTGGCGGAGACCCTGGACGAGCTCGCCATGCGGGTCCACCCGACCACCATCTCCGCCCAGGTCAAGGCGAAGGCCGTGGCCACGGTCGAGGAGAAGGCCGGCCGGGCGTACGTGGCCGCCAGCGGGCTGGTCGAGCAGGCCCGGGCGCAGTTCGTGGACGAGAAGGGGCAGCCGCGCAAGGAGCGGATCGTCCCGGCCGCACTGGTCGGCGTCGGCCTGGTGCTGCTGGTCGCCTCGGTCCGCAAGCGCCGCAAGGGCTGA
- a CDS encoding MBL fold metallo-hydrolase: MGTRASLIDFAGTASRTRGLDVRWIHGSESAKHNTDPDIQVHEYDEHTYVLRQNKAVDYEAPFLFLLFGNERAVLIDTGATGSAEFFPLRRTVDGLVAAWLDRNPRDGYGLLVLHTHGHGDHVAGDGQFADRPDTTLVPADRATAWAYFGFDADADAVVRVDLGGRALECLATPGHHEAAVTFFDPWTGFLLTGDTVYPGRLYIQDWRAFTRSIGRLVDFCDGRTVTHVLGCHIEMSREPGRDYPIRYTYQPDEVPLQLTTDHLREIRAALAEMGDVPQRRVFPLFILSPGS, from the coding sequence ATGGGTACGCGAGCCTCCCTGATCGACTTCGCCGGAACGGCGTCGCGGACCCGCGGGTTGGACGTCCGGTGGATCCACGGGTCGGAGTCGGCCAAGCACAACACCGACCCGGACATCCAGGTCCACGAGTACGACGAACACACCTACGTGCTGCGGCAGAACAAGGCCGTCGACTACGAGGCGCCGTTCCTGTTCCTGCTGTTCGGCAACGAGCGGGCGGTGCTGATCGACACCGGGGCCACCGGGTCGGCCGAGTTCTTCCCGCTGCGCCGGACGGTCGACGGCCTCGTCGCGGCCTGGCTGGACCGCAACCCCCGGGACGGGTACGGGCTGCTGGTGCTGCACACCCACGGGCACGGCGACCACGTCGCGGGCGACGGCCAGTTCGCGGACCGGCCGGACACCACCCTGGTGCCCGCGGACCGGGCCACCGCCTGGGCGTACTTCGGGTTCGACGCCGACGCCGACGCCGTGGTCCGGGTGGACCTCGGGGGCCGGGCGCTGGAGTGCCTGGCGACGCCGGGCCACCACGAGGCGGCGGTCACCTTCTTCGACCCGTGGACCGGGTTCCTGCTGACCGGCGACACGGTGTACCCGGGCCGGCTCTATATCCAGGACTGGCGGGCGTTCACGCGCTCGATCGGGCGCCTGGTCGACTTCTGCGACGGCCGGACGGTCACCCACGTGCTCGGCTGCCACATCGAGATGAGCCGGGAGCCGGGGCGGGACTACCCGATCCGCTACACCTACCAGCCGGACGAGGTCCCGCTCCAGCTGACCACCGACCACCTGCGGGAGATCCGGGCGGCCCTGGCGGAGATGGGCGACGTGCCGCAGCGGCGGGTGTTCCCGCTGTTCATCCTGTCGCCCGGTTCCTGA
- a CDS encoding chitinase C-terminal domain-containing protein, with protein MAGLLVATLGAAPSQASATVDNAACRPDGLYATPGVDVPYCNVYDTNGREKMGADHQRRIIGYFTGWRTGKDGTPPYLVSDIPWDKVTHLNYAFGHVGSDNKLSVGTDNDKNEATGISFPGVPGAELDPSLPYKGHFNLLTKYKKQYPNVKTMISVGGWTETGGYFGDDGKRVNSGGFYSMTVNPDGSVNQAGIDTFATSAVDFIKKYGFNGVDVDYEYPTSMKDAGNPLDWQLANSKRGSLAKGYAALMKTLREKLDRAGATDGKHYLLSVAAPSSGYLLRGMETFQIAQYLDYVNIMSYDLHGAWNKYVGPNASLFDDGKDGELAAANVYGTGQYGGIGYLNTDWSYHYFRGAMPGGRINVGLPYYTRGFKNVVGGTNGLWGTASATTCPVGSGLTACGDGAVGIDNIWNDKDDAGKESPAGSNPMWHAKNLEKGILPDYLSKYGVKDTALQGTYARNYSSALVAPWLWNDAKKVFLSTEDEQSVGAKADYIVNQGAGGAMIWELAGDYKWDAAANGGKGQYVPGNTLTSLMYDKFKAASAYGAIRSTTALPQQTLPIDVSFTNFALGDSNYPINPKIHIVNNSTQTLPGGTEFQFDYSNSAPGNAKDQSGFGLTVIKQDHTGPGNVGGLKGTYNRVSVKLPGWQSLAPGASIDMDFTYYLPVSTPSNWTVNVGGTLYGLKGDLTRGAVDGGTPTPTPTPTVTPTVTPTVTPTVTPTVTPTVTPTVTPTVTPTATPTTGTCAAAPSWDAATTYATPTKVSWKGHYYQNKWWTKGDDPAASGAWGVWSDLGAC; from the coding sequence ATGGCGGGCCTGCTGGTGGCCACGCTGGGCGCGGCGCCCTCGCAGGCGTCCGCCACCGTCGACAACGCGGCCTGTCGCCCGGACGGCCTGTACGCCACCCCCGGCGTCGACGTCCCCTACTGCAACGTCTACGACACCAACGGCCGAGAGAAGATGGGCGCCGATCACCAGCGCCGCATCATCGGCTACTTCACCGGCTGGCGCACCGGCAAGGACGGCACCCCGCCGTACCTGGTGAGCGACATCCCCTGGGATAAGGTCACCCACCTCAACTACGCCTTCGGCCACGTCGGTTCCGACAACAAGCTGTCGGTCGGCACGGACAACGACAAGAACGAGGCCACCGGGATCTCCTTCCCCGGCGTGCCCGGTGCCGAGCTCGACCCGTCGCTGCCGTACAAGGGTCACTTCAACCTGCTGACCAAGTACAAGAAGCAGTACCCGAACGTCAAGACCATGATCTCGGTGGGCGGTTGGACCGAGACCGGCGGGTACTTCGGCGACGACGGCAAGCGCGTCAACTCCGGCGGCTTCTACTCGATGACCGTCAACCCGGACGGCAGCGTCAACCAGGCGGGCATCGACACCTTCGCCACCTCGGCCGTCGACTTCATCAAGAAGTACGGCTTCAACGGCGTCGACGTCGACTACGAGTACCCGACCTCGATGAAGGACGCGGGCAACCCGCTGGACTGGCAGCTCGCCAACAGCAAGCGCGGCTCGCTGGCCAAGGGCTACGCCGCCCTGATGAAGACGCTCCGCGAGAAGCTCGACCGGGCCGGCGCCACCGACGGCAAGCACTACCTGCTCTCGGTCGCGGCCCCGTCGTCCGGCTACCTGCTGCGCGGCATGGAGACGTTCCAGATCGCGCAGTACCTGGACTACGTCAACATCATGTCGTACGACCTGCACGGCGCCTGGAACAAGTACGTCGGCCCGAACGCCTCGCTGTTCGACGACGGCAAGGACGGCGAGCTGGCGGCGGCCAACGTCTACGGCACCGGCCAGTACGGCGGCATCGGCTACCTGAACACCGACTGGTCGTACCACTACTTCCGCGGTGCGATGCCCGGCGGCCGGATCAACGTCGGCCTGCCGTACTACACCCGCGGCTTCAAGAACGTGGTCGGCGGCACCAACGGCCTCTGGGGCACCGCCTCGGCGACCACCTGCCCGGTCGGCTCCGGCCTGACGGCGTGCGGTGACGGCGCGGTCGGCATCGACAACATCTGGAACGACAAGGACGACGCGGGCAAGGAGTCCCCGGCCGGGTCGAACCCGATGTGGCACGCCAAGAACCTGGAGAAGGGCATCCTGCCCGACTACCTCTCCAAGTACGGCGTGAAGGACACCGCCCTGCAGGGCACCTACGCCCGCAACTACAGCTCCGCCCTGGTGGCGCCGTGGCTGTGGAACGACGCCAAGAAGGTCTTCCTCTCCACCGAGGACGAGCAGTCGGTGGGTGCCAAGGCCGACTACATCGTGAACCAGGGCGCCGGCGGCGCGATGATCTGGGAGCTGGCCGGCGACTACAAGTGGGACGCGGCCGCCAACGGCGGCAAGGGCCAGTACGTCCCGGGCAACACGCTCACCTCGCTGATGTACGACAAGTTCAAGGCGGCCTCGGCGTACGGCGCGATCCGCTCGACGACGGCGCTGCCGCAGCAGACCCTGCCGATCGACGTGTCGTTCACCAACTTCGCGCTGGGCGACTCGAACTACCCGATCAACCCGAAGATCCACATCGTCAACAACTCGACGCAGACCCTGCCGGGCGGCACCGAGTTCCAGTTCGACTACAGCAACTCGGCCCCGGGCAACGCCAAGGACCAGTCCGGCTTCGGCCTGACGGTCATCAAGCAGGACCACACCGGTCCGGGCAACGTGGGCGGCCTCAAGGGCACCTACAACCGCGTGTCGGTCAAGCTGCCGGGCTGGCAGTCGCTGGCGCCGGGCGCGTCGATCGACATGGACTTCACCTACTACCTGCCGGTCTCCACCCCGTCCAACTGGACGGTCAACGTGGGCGGCACGCTGTACGGGCTCAAGGGCGACCTGACCCGCGGCGCGGTGGACGGCGGCACCCCGACCCCGACCCCGACGCCCACCGTGACGCCGACGGTCACCCCGACCGTGACGCCGACCGTGACCCCCACGGTGACGCCGACCGTCACGCCCACCGTGACCCCGACGGTGACCCCGACCGCGACCCCGACCACCGGCACCTGCGCCGCTGCGCCGAGCTGGGACGCGGCCACCACCTACGCGACGCCGACCAAGGTGTCGTGGAAGGGCCACTACTACCAGAACAAGTGGTGGACCAAGGGCGACGACCCCGCCGCCAGCGGTGCGTGGGGTGTCTGGAGCGACCTCGGGGCCTGCTGA
- the bcp gene encoding thioredoxin-dependent thiol peroxidase, whose translation MSERLQPGDTAPAFTLPDADGDEVSLAGHLGRKVIVYFYPAALTPGCTKQACDFTDNLEVFAGAGYDVIGISPDKPEKLGKFREAEDLKVTLLSDPEKKVLEAYGAFGEKKLYGKTVTGVIRSTVIVDEQGKVEHALYNVKATGHVAKLLRDLKVEAA comes from the coding sequence GTGAGTGAGCGTCTCCAGCCCGGCGACACCGCGCCCGCCTTCACCCTGCCCGACGCCGACGGCGACGAGGTGTCCCTCGCCGGCCACCTCGGCCGCAAGGTGATCGTCTACTTCTACCCGGCCGCGCTCACCCCCGGCTGCACCAAGCAGGCCTGCGACTTCACCGACAACCTGGAGGTCTTCGCCGGCGCCGGGTACGACGTCATCGGGATCTCGCCGGACAAGCCGGAGAAGCTCGGCAAGTTCCGCGAGGCCGAGGACCTCAAGGTCACCCTGCTCTCCGACCCGGAGAAGAAGGTGCTGGAGGCCTACGGCGCGTTCGGCGAGAAGAAGCTGTACGGCAAGACCGTGACCGGCGTGATCCGCTCCACCGTGATCGTGGACGAGCAGGGCAAGGTCGAGCACGCGCTGTACAACGTCAAGGCGACCGGCCACGTGGCCAAGCTGCTGCGCGACCTCAAGGTCGAGGCGGCCTGA
- a CDS encoding GroES family chaperonin yields MLHDRVLVRTEIGEGERRSTGGILIPATAELSKRCAWAEAVAVGQSVRSVEPGDRVLYDPEDKLEVEVRGATYVLLRERDLHAVAAMRFGDTEGSTGLYL; encoded by the coding sequence ATGCTGCACGACCGCGTCCTGGTGAGGACCGAGATCGGCGAGGGCGAGCGGCGCTCGACCGGCGGCATCCTGATCCCGGCGACCGCCGAGCTGTCCAAGCGCTGCGCCTGGGCCGAGGCCGTCGCCGTCGGCCAGTCGGTGCGCTCGGTGGAGCCGGGCGACCGGGTGCTGTACGACCCGGAGGACAAGCTGGAGGTCGAGGTGCGCGGCGCGACCTACGTGCTGCTGCGCGAGCGCGACCTGCACGCGGTGGCCGCGATGCGGTTCGGTGACACCGAGGGGTCGACGGGGCTGTACCTGTAG
- a CDS encoding transglycosylase domain-containing protein, whose product MTLSTRRQARRAARREARRALPLWRRLLPTWRVTLGALTAVLLLAVGAFAVLYVIVPVPDPNAHAVAQSNTYLYADGVTEIARTGAVNRTDVTIEQIPVATRHAVVAAEDRTFYQNRGIDLKGMVRAGWNTLVGKGMQGGSTITQQYVKNYYLTQTQSIERKGRELFIALKVDQQRGKDEILAGYLNTSYFGRGAYGIQSAARAYYGVDASQLTLPQSAYLAALLQAPSAYDVRTATPANREKAVARWHYTLDGMVQLGFLTAVERAAITFPDPVEPQPTGGLRGQAGYLVGVADDYLLSNGIIDTATLKAGGWRITTTFDQDKQDAFARAVQEQLTDELDPAARPDTDTDVRVAGASVEPGTGRVVAVYGGPDYAKQPYNDALRQDNQIGSTFKPVDLAAGLTSGRSSDDGLPITTESRYDGTSERPVTDGPTPYAPPNEDDVDYGSITLRQAMVKSVNSVYAQEGVDAGLAHVRETALRLGIPDDVPGLDPANTSMTLGTATPSALDLAGVYAALANHGEAYTPWSVSALERVNAGSRSVDVPKMPGHTPATALDRGTADAVTDVLRDVVSTHGTGAAALGLGRPAAGKTGTTDSNLSAWFAGYTPELATTVGLFRENPKTHAKEPLAGTAGYTRVNGGAFPTEIWTAYMSEVLEGTVIQPFDLRPSDGNAGPTHSPSGSPGATTGPTASATTSPSAEASPGGTGGTGGTGTTGGTGHQPPTVPGQSVPTAPKRPTATTRPTEETREPTAEPPQPTLVTPTAQDPEPQPTLVTPTVRPTEDRPTEQPKPTAPPTQAPATTAAPPPATGRPPAATDQPATPPPASRPPA is encoded by the coding sequence ATGACCCTGAGCACCCGACGCCAGGCCAGACGGGCCGCCCGCCGCGAGGCCCGCCGCGCCCTGCCCCTCTGGCGGCGGCTCCTGCCCACCTGGCGGGTCACCCTCGGCGCCCTCACGGCCGTCCTGCTGCTCGCCGTCGGCGCCTTCGCCGTGCTCTACGTCATCGTCCCCGTGCCCGACCCCAACGCCCACGCCGTCGCCCAGAGCAACACCTACCTCTACGCCGACGGCGTCACCGAGATCGCCCGCACCGGAGCCGTCAACCGCACCGACGTGACGATCGAACAGATCCCCGTCGCCACCCGCCACGCCGTCGTCGCCGCCGAGGACCGCACCTTCTACCAGAACCGCGGCATCGACCTGAAGGGCATGGTCCGGGCCGGCTGGAACACCCTCGTCGGCAAGGGCATGCAGGGCGGCTCCACCATCACCCAGCAGTACGTCAAGAACTACTACCTCACCCAGACCCAGAGCATCGAACGCAAGGGCCGCGAGCTCTTCATCGCCCTCAAGGTCGACCAGCAGCGCGGCAAGGACGAGATCCTCGCCGGCTACCTCAACACCAGCTACTTCGGCCGCGGCGCCTACGGCATCCAGAGCGCCGCCCGCGCCTACTACGGCGTCGACGCCTCCCAGCTCACCCTCCCCCAGAGCGCCTACCTCGCCGCCCTGCTCCAGGCCCCGAGCGCCTACGACGTCCGGACCGCCACCCCCGCCAACCGCGAGAAGGCCGTCGCCCGCTGGCACTACACCCTGGACGGCATGGTCCAGCTCGGCTTCCTCACCGCCGTCGAGCGCGCCGCCATCACCTTCCCCGACCCGGTCGAACCCCAGCCCACCGGCGGACTCCGCGGCCAGGCCGGCTACCTCGTCGGCGTCGCCGACGACTACCTGCTCTCCAACGGCATCATCGACACCGCCACCCTCAAGGCCGGCGGCTGGCGCATCACCACCACCTTCGACCAGGACAAGCAGGACGCCTTCGCCCGGGCCGTCCAGGAACAGCTCACCGACGAACTCGACCCCGCCGCCCGGCCCGACACCGACACCGACGTCCGGGTCGCCGGCGCCTCCGTCGAACCCGGGACCGGCCGCGTCGTCGCCGTGTACGGCGGACCCGACTACGCCAAGCAGCCCTACAACGACGCGCTGCGCCAGGACAACCAGATCGGCTCCACCTTCAAGCCCGTCGACCTCGCCGCCGGCCTCACCTCCGGCCGCAGCAGCGACGACGGCCTCCCCATCACCACCGAGAGCCGCTACGACGGCACCAGCGAGCGCCCCGTCACCGACGGCCCCACCCCGTACGCGCCGCCCAACGAGGACGACGTCGACTACGGCTCCATCACGCTGCGCCAGGCCATGGTCAAGTCCGTCAACTCGGTGTACGCGCAGGAGGGCGTCGACGCCGGACTCGCCCACGTCCGGGAGACCGCGCTCCGGCTCGGCATCCCCGACGACGTCCCCGGCCTGGACCCCGCCAACACCTCGATGACCCTCGGCACCGCCACCCCCAGCGCCCTCGACCTGGCCGGCGTCTACGCCGCCCTCGCCAACCACGGCGAGGCGTACACCCCCTGGTCGGTCAGCGCCCTCGAACGGGTCAACGCCGGATCGCGCTCCGTCGACGTCCCGAAGATGCCCGGGCACACCCCCGCCACCGCACTCGACCGCGGCACCGCCGACGCCGTCACCGACGTCCTGCGGGACGTCGTCAGCACCCACGGCACCGGCGCCGCCGCCCTCGGCCTCGGCCGGCCCGCCGCCGGCAAGACCGGCACCACCGACTCCAACCTGTCGGCCTGGTTCGCCGGCTACACCCCCGAACTCGCCACCACCGTCGGCCTCTTCCGGGAGAACCCGAAGACCCACGCCAAGGAACCGCTGGCCGGCACCGCCGGCTACACCCGGGTCAACGGCGGCGCCTTCCCCACCGAGATCTGGACCGCCTACATGAGCGAGGTCCTGGAGGGCACCGTCATCCAGCCCTTCGACCTCCGCCCCTCCGACGGCAACGCCGGACCCACCCACAGCCCGAGCGGCAGCCCCGGCGCCACCACCGGCCCGACCGCCTCGGCCACCACCTCCCCCTCCGCCGAGGCCTCCCCCGGCGGGACCGGCGGGACCGGCGGGACGGGCACCACCGGCGGCACCGGCCACCAGCCGCCCACCGTGCCCGGGCAGTCCGTCCCCACCGCCCCGAAGCGGCCCACCGCCACCACCCGGCCCACCGAGGAGACCCGGGAGCCCACCGCCGAACCGCCCCAGCCGACCCTCGTCACCCCGACCGCGCAGGACCCGGAGCCGCAGCCGACCCTGGTGACCCCGACCGTCCGGCCCACCGAGGACCGGCCCACCGAGCAGCCCAAGCCGACCGCCCCGCCCACCCAGGCGCCGGCCACCACCGCCGCGCCGCCGCCCGCCACCGGACGGCCCCCGGCCGCGACCGACCAGCCCGCCACACCGCCGCCGGCCAGCCGGCCCCCGGCCTGA
- a CDS encoding winged helix DNA-binding domain-containing protein: MTSSGTVQRPVVDDDQRRARMGWRHLLASAGRASRVEEVADAVVGLHATDAATVYLSACARLREPSAAEVERALYGSVSLVKLLSMRRTMFAVTEEFAPYVSAAAARAIAAKERSTLLKHLDAFAEGWDEARLVEAERAVLAALAERGQATTGELGEDVPALRDTMLMSAGKPYEAKQSVGSRLLRLMASDGRVRRCRPRGSWLSSSYPWAPVEPWPDVPVREAKAEVVRRWLAAYGPGTVEDVKWWTGWTLGDVRKALADVRAEEVGLAGGAVGLVLPGDAAPVEGPGPWAALLPGLDPTVMGWRGRDWYLRPEDVPALFDRAGNAGPTVWWCGRVVGGWAQRAGGEVVWRLFADVGAEAEAAIRVEAERLSGWLGEVRVTPRFRTPLERELVA; the protein is encoded by the coding sequence ATGACGAGCAGTGGGACGGTTCAGCGACCGGTGGTCGACGACGATCAGCGCCGGGCCCGGATGGGGTGGCGGCACCTGCTGGCCTCCGCCGGGCGGGCGTCGCGGGTGGAGGAGGTCGCCGACGCCGTGGTCGGCCTGCACGCCACGGACGCCGCGACGGTGTACCTGTCGGCGTGCGCGCGGCTGCGCGAGCCGTCGGCGGCGGAGGTGGAGCGGGCGCTCTACGGGTCCGTCTCGCTGGTGAAGCTGCTGTCGATGCGGCGGACGATGTTCGCGGTGACGGAGGAGTTCGCCCCGTACGTGAGCGCGGCGGCGGCGCGGGCCATCGCGGCCAAGGAGCGGTCGACGCTGCTGAAGCACCTGGACGCGTTCGCCGAGGGGTGGGACGAGGCGCGGCTGGTCGAGGCGGAGCGGGCGGTGCTGGCCGCGCTGGCGGAGCGCGGCCAGGCGACCACCGGCGAGCTGGGCGAGGACGTCCCGGCCCTGCGCGACACGATGCTGATGTCGGCGGGGAAGCCCTACGAGGCGAAGCAGAGCGTGGGGAGCCGGCTGCTGCGGCTGATGGCCTCGGACGGGCGGGTGCGCCGGTGCCGGCCGCGCGGCTCCTGGTTGAGCAGCAGCTACCCGTGGGCGCCGGTGGAGCCGTGGCCCGACGTGCCGGTGCGGGAGGCCAAGGCGGAGGTGGTGCGGCGCTGGCTGGCGGCGTACGGGCCGGGCACCGTCGAGGACGTGAAGTGGTGGACGGGCTGGACGCTGGGGGACGTCCGGAAGGCGCTGGCCGACGTCCGTGCGGAGGAGGTCGGGCTGGCGGGCGGTGCGGTGGGCCTGGTGCTGCCGGGGGACGCCGCGCCGGTGGAGGGGCCCGGGCCGTGGGCGGCGCTGCTGCCGGGGCTGGACCCGACGGTGATGGGCTGGCGGGGGCGGGACTGGTACCTGCGGCCGGAGGACGTCCCGGCGCTGTTCGACCGGGCGGGGAACGCGGGGCCGACGGTCTGGTGGTGCGGCCGGGTGGTCGGCGGCTGGGCGCAGCGGGCCGGTGGCGAGGTGGTGTGGCGGCTGTTCGCGGACGTGGGGGCGGAGGCGGAGGCGGCGATCCGGGTGGAGGCGGAGCGGTTGTCGGGCTGGCTGGGGGAGGTGCGGGTGACGCCGCGGTTCCGGACGCCGCTGGAGCGCGAGCTGGTCGCCTGA
- a CDS encoding CGNR zinc finger domain-containing protein, protein MGTGRDVAERGAVDGMPVDGEHLALDLVNTTFIRGGLRGHLVDVLVEPADLAAWVERHGEGLDPASAPPGELGPAELAAFLELRRALRAVLTAVVAGGPAADADVAVVNGALRAAPGWAELPPGAVGRAVPRSLAGERGRVLLARVAQAAVELLTGERRDSVKACPAPGCILFFLQQHARRAWCSTSCGTRVRVARHSRRHAEE, encoded by the coding sequence ATGGGTACGGGCAGGGATGTGGCGGAGCGCGGTGCGGTCGACGGGATGCCGGTCGACGGTGAGCACCTGGCGCTGGACCTGGTGAACACCACCTTCATCAGGGGCGGCCTGCGCGGCCACCTGGTGGACGTCCTGGTGGAGCCCGCCGACCTGGCGGCCTGGGTGGAGCGGCACGGGGAGGGGCTGGATCCGGCGAGTGCGCCGCCCGGGGAGCTGGGGCCGGCGGAGCTGGCGGCGTTCCTGGAGCTGCGGCGGGCGCTGCGGGCGGTGCTGACCGCGGTGGTGGCGGGCGGGCCGGCGGCGGACGCGGACGTCGCGGTGGTGAACGGGGCGCTGCGGGCGGCGCCGGGGTGGGCCGAGCTGCCGCCGGGGGCGGTGGGGCGGGCGGTGCCGCGGAGCCTGGCGGGGGAGCGGGGGCGGGTGCTGCTGGCGCGGGTGGCGCAGGCGGCGGTGGAGCTGCTGACGGGGGAGCGGCGGGACTCGGTGAAGGCGTGTCCGGCTCCGGGCTGCATCCTCTTCTTCCTGCAGCAGCACGCGCGTCGGGCGTGGTGCTCGACGTCCTGCGGGACGCGGGTGCGGGTGGCCCGGCATAGTCGTCGGCATGCGGAGGAGTGA
- a CDS encoding HPP family protein: protein MPLPSQAPARPAATAVLASTATAVTALLLLVALGTLTRQPLLIPPLAASMALIAGAPDLPLAQPRSVIGGQLLSALTGYAVLAATTPAYWSAAVAGGLALGVMALARTPHSPAAATAVIVTLTSPDPRHFLPLLALAATLLTLTGLAAARLRNRRYPTYWW from the coding sequence ATGCCGCTCCCCAGCCAGGCCCCAGCCCGCCCCGCCGCCACCGCCGTCCTCGCCTCCACCGCCACCGCCGTCACCGCCCTGCTCCTCCTCGTCGCCCTCGGCACCCTCACCCGCCAACCCCTGCTCATCCCGCCCCTCGCCGCCTCCATGGCCCTCATCGCCGGCGCCCCCGACCTCCCCCTCGCCCAACCCCGCAGCGTCATCGGCGGCCAACTCCTCTCCGCCCTCACCGGCTACGCCGTCCTCGCCGCCACCACCCCCGCCTACTGGTCCGCCGCCGTCGCCGGCGGCCTCGCCCTCGGCGTCATGGCCCTCGCCCGCACCCCGCACTCCCCCGCCGCCGCGACCGCCGTCATCGTCACCCTCACCTCCCCCGACCCCCGCCACTTCCTCCCCCTCCTCGCCCTCGCCGCCACCCTCCTCACCCTCACCGGCCTCGCCGCCGCCCGCCTCCGCAACCGCCGCTACCCGACGTACTGGTGGTGA
- a CDS encoding HNH endonuclease signature motif containing protein — MPVTRYTRELLTAAAAESTSLDEVLRALGREPNKDRRKYLRRKLTEFGVDTTHFRPTGSVYTRELLQEAVAVSQSVAGVVRHLHLRQAGGTQAHIGRRIKALGIDTSHFTGQAHSRGKRLPGRIPPERLLVQRPEDAKRLPGSRIRRALEELGRPESCEGCGIGPRWQGRPLTLEVDHVNGDWADNRPDNLRLLCPNCHAVTDTYCGRNKRGRARPAPGDATG; from the coding sequence ATGCCGGTCACCAGGTACACCCGCGAACTCCTCACGGCCGCCGCGGCGGAGTCGACATCGCTGGACGAGGTGCTCCGCGCACTCGGCCGGGAGCCGAACAAGGACCGCCGGAAGTACCTGCGCCGCAAGCTCACCGAGTTCGGCGTCGACACCACGCACTTCCGGCCCACCGGCAGCGTCTACACCCGCGAACTGCTCCAGGAGGCCGTGGCCGTCTCGCAGAGCGTCGCCGGCGTGGTGCGCCACCTCCACCTGCGCCAGGCCGGCGGCACCCAGGCCCACATCGGACGCCGCATCAAGGCGCTCGGCATCGACACCTCGCACTTCACCGGGCAGGCCCACAGCCGGGGCAAACGGCTCCCCGGCAGAATCCCTCCCGAGCGGCTGCTCGTCCAGCGCCCGGAGGACGCCAAGCGGCTGCCTGGTTCGCGGATCCGCCGTGCCCTGGAAGAACTCGGGCGGCCGGAGTCGTGCGAGGGCTGCGGCATCGGGCCGCGTTGGCAGGGACGTCCGCTGACCCTCGAAGTCGACCACGTCAACGGCGACTGGGCGGACAACCGCCCGGACAACCTCCGGCTGCTCTGCCCGAACTGCCACGCCGTCACCGACACATACTGCGGCCGCAACAAGCGCGGGCGGGCGAGGCCCGCGCCTGGCGACGCCACCGGGTGA
- the rdgB gene encoding RdgB/HAM1 family non-canonical purine NTP pyrophosphatase: MTTRLILATRNQNKVVELRDILGSAGLDVELVGADAYPEIPDVRETGVTFAENALLKAHTLARATGLPAVADDSGLCVDVLNGAPGIFSARWAGKHGDDRANLDLLLAQLSDIDDTHRGAHFFCAAALALPDGTERVVEGRLLGTLRTAPAGDGGFGYDPLLQPLGETRTCAELTPAEKNAISHRGQAFRALAPVVRELLG, from the coding sequence ATGACCACTCGACTCATCCTCGCCACCCGTAACCAGAACAAGGTCGTGGAGCTCCGCGACATCCTCGGCAGCGCCGGCCTGGACGTCGAACTGGTCGGCGCCGACGCCTACCCGGAGATCCCCGACGTCCGCGAGACCGGCGTGACCTTCGCCGAGAACGCCCTCCTCAAGGCCCACACGCTGGCGCGCGCCACCGGCCTGCCCGCCGTCGCCGACGACTCCGGCCTCTGCGTCGACGTCCTCAACGGCGCCCCCGGCATCTTCTCCGCCCGCTGGGCGGGCAAGCACGGCGACGACCGCGCCAACCTCGACCTGCTGCTCGCCCAGCTCTCCGACATCGACGACACCCACCGCGGCGCCCACTTCTTCTGCGCCGCCGCCCTCGCCCTCCCCGACGGCACCGAGCGCGTCGTCGAGGGCCGGCTCCTCGGCACCCTCCGCACCGCCCCCGCCGGTGACGGCGGCTTCGGCTACGACCCGCTCCTCCAGCCCCTCGGCGAGACCCGCACCTGCGCCGAGCTGACGCCGGCGGAGAAGAACGCCATCAGCCACCGCGGCCAGGCCTTCCGCGCCCTCGCCCCGGTCGTCCGGGAGCTGCTGGGCTGA